From one Musa acuminata AAA Group cultivar baxijiao chromosome BXJ2-6, Cavendish_Baxijiao_AAA, whole genome shotgun sequence genomic stretch:
- the LOC135614015 gene encoding pectinesterase-like has protein sequence MVLQGGVAIALGDISTLSVVDMLEELVKGDGLYTATTSRVIVNISSGTMRSSKSVTDICASTDYADVCERTLSAAINGSASPKEIIQASFMAAIREIEAASHLSNNVSLSATDSMNKEGFDICRRLFEDATEELQAAFSETHDLDGLARRTDDIKCWLSAVISYQQTCLDGITQTDLHSTMKDGLVTASQVTSNAIAIVDGLSSLFKNFQVPINVTNIASRRLLSQGSDAKGYPTWFSAHDRKLLAVNARGELKPNMVVAQDGSGDYKTINAALNAMPKKYTGRYVIYVKSGIYEENVIVTKDKVNVFMYGDGPRKTVVTGSKNNVDGVQTMNTATFATEGQGFIGKYMGFSNTAGPEKHQAVALRVKGDMSAFFNCRMDALQDTLYVQAHRQFYRNCVVSGTVDFIFGDSSTILQNCLIVVRRPMDNQQNTVTAHGRQEEKEDTALVIQNCRIVPDKRLFPDRLKIPSYLGRPWKAYSRTIIMESTIGDLIKPEGWLPWDGDQFLKTLFYAEYGNRGPGAVTSGRVNWPGFHAINRQTAQAYTVNSLIQGHHRWIKYSGIPYFGGFKNRCPSYLACVHPILRYKM, from the exons ATGGTGCTTCAAGGAGGCGTAGCCATTGCCCTCGGTGACATCAGCACTTTGAGCGTTGTAGACATGCTTGAAGAGCTAGTCAAGGGTGATGGACTTTACACTGCCACCACCTCTAGAGTCATAGTTAACATTAGCTCAGGAACTATG CGGTCCTCCAAGTCCGTGACGGACATCTGCGCCTCCACTGACTACGCTGATGTGTGCGAACGGACCCTCAGTGCTGCCATCAATGGCTCTGCCTCTCCCAAGGAGATCATCCAAGCTTCCTTCATGGCAGCCATCAGAGAAATCGAAGCTGCCTCCCACCTGTCTAACAACGTGAGTTTGAGCGCCACTGACTCGATGAACAAGGAGGGGTTCGACATTTGTCGTCGACTCTTCGAGGATGCCACTGAGGAGCTACAAGCTGCCTTCTCGGAGACTCATGACCTTGACGGTTTGGCGAGAAGGACCGATGACATCAAGTGCTGGCTTTCAGCCGTCATCTCCTACCAGCAGACCTGCCTCGATGGCATCACTCAAACCGACCTGCACTCGACCATGAAGGACGGCCTTGTCACGGCCTCTCAGGTCACCAGCAATGCCATTGCCATCGTCGATGGGCTCAGTTCATTATTCAAGAACTTCCAAGTCCCCATCAACGTGACCAATATCGCCAGCCGCCGGCTACTGTCTCAGGGGAGCGATGCCAAGGGTTATCCCACGTGGTTCTCGGCCCATGACAGGAAGCTCTTGGCTGTCAATGCGAGAGGTGAGTTGAAGCCTAACATGGTGGTAGCTCAGGATGGGAGTGGAGACTATAAGACTATCAACGCTGCCCTcaatgccatgcccaagaagtatACAGGCCGCTATGTGATCTACGTCAAGTCCGGGATCTACGAGGAGAATGTCATCGTCACCAAGGACAAGGTGAACGTGTTCATGTACGGTGATGGACCAAGGAAGACAGTCGTGACTGGCAGCAAGAACAACGTCGATGGCGTTCAAACCATGAATACTGCGACCTTCG CTACCGAAGGGCAGGGCTTTATTGGCAAGTATATGGGGTTCAGCAACACCGCAGGACCAGAGAAGCACCAAGCCGTGGCGCTTCGTGTGAAAGGGGACATGTCAGCCTTCTTCAACTGTCGTATGGATGCGTTACAGGACACTCTCTACGTGCAGGCCCATCGGCAGTTCTACCGCAACTGTGTGGTATCGGGGACTGTTGACTTCATCTTCGGTGACTCCTCCACCATTCTTCAAAACTGCCTCATCGTGGTGCGGCGCCCCATGGACAATCAACAGAACACGGTGACAGCACACGGACgacaggaggagaaggaagatacCGCACTTGTGATCCAAAACTGCCGCATCGTCCCCGACAAGCGCTTGTTCCCTGACAGGTTGAAGATTCCCAGCTACCTTGGTCGGCCTTGGAAGGCATACTCGAGGACCATCATCATGGAATCCACCATCGGCGACTTGATCAAACCGGAGGGATGGTTGCCATGGGATGGCGACCAGTTTTTGAAGACACTGTTCTATGCCGAATATGGCAACCGTGGGCCCGGTGCCGTGACCAGCGGCAGGGTGAATTGGCCTGGGTTTCATGCCATCAACAGGCAGACGGCCCAAGCGTACACAGTAAATTCCCTAATCCAAGGTCACCACCGGTGGATCAAGTATTCGGGCATACCCTATTTTGGTGGGTTTAAAAATCGATGTCCTTCCTATCTTGCATGCGTACACCCAATCTTGAGATATAAGATGTAA
- the LOC135613741 gene encoding pectinesterase-like — protein MSNKAVLGALSAVLLVAAVIGAASDDSPVASSKSVTAICASTDYADVCERTLNAAINGSASPKEIIQASFMVAIKEIEAATHLSNNVSLKATDSMNKDGFDICRRLFEDATEELQAAFSETHDLDGLARRTDDIKCWLSAVISYQQTCLDSITQPDLHSTMKDGLVTASQVTSNAIAIVDGLSSLFKNFQVPINVTNIASRRLLSQGSDAKGYPTWFSAHDRKLLAASARGELKPNMVVAQDGSGDYKTINAALNAMPKKYTGRYVIYVKAGIYKENVLVTKDKVNVFMYGDGPRKTVVTGSKNNVDGVQTMNTATFAAEGQGFIGKYMGFSNTAGPEKHQAVALRVKGDMSAFFNCRMDAFQDTLYVQAHRQFYRNCVVSGTVDFIFGDSSTILQNCLIVVRRPMDNQQNTVTAHGREEEKEETALVIQNCRIVPDKRLFPDRLTIPSYLGRPWKARSRTIIMESTIGDLIKPEGWLPWDGDQFLNTLYYAEYGNRGPGAGTSGRVNWPGFHVINRQTAQAYTVNSLIQGQRWIKFSGIPYLGGFTN, from the exons ATGTCGAATAAGGCCGTCTTGGGTGCTCTCTCGGCGGTCCTCCTTGTGGCCGCCGTGATAGGGGCGGCGAGTGACGATTCCCCTGTCGCCTCCTCCAAGTCCGTGACGGCCATCTGCGCCTCCACTGACTACGCTGATGTGTGCGAACGGACCCTCAATGCTGCCATCAATGGCTCTGCCTCTCCCAAGGAGATCATACAAGCTTCCTTCATGGTTGCCATCAAAGAAATCGAAGCTGCCACCCACCTGTCCAACAACGTGAGTTTGAAAGCCACTGACTCGATGAACAAGGATGGGTTCGACATTTGTCGTCGACTCTTCGAGGATGCCACCGAGGAGCTACAAGCTGCCTTCTCGGAGACTCATGACCTTGACGGTTTGGCGAGAAGGACCGATGACATCAAGTGCTGGCTTTCAGCCGTCATCTCCTACCAGCAGACCTGCCTCGATAGCATCACTCAACCCGACCTACACTCGACCATGAAGGACGGCCTTGTCACGGCCTCTCAGGTCACCAGCAATGCCATTGCCATCGTCGATGGGCTCAGTTCATTATTCAAGAACTTCCAAGTCCCCATCAACGTGACCAATATCGCCAGCCGCCGGCTACTGTCTCAGGGGAGCGATGCCAAGGGTTATCCCACGTGGTTCTCGGCCCATGACAGGAAGCTCTTGGCTGCCAGTGCGAGAGGTGAGTTGAAGCCTAACATGGTGGTGGCTCAGGATGGGAGTGGAGACTATAAGACTATCAACGCTGCCCTcaatgccatgcccaagaagtatACAGGCCGCTATGTGATCTACGTCAAGGCCGGGATCTACAAGGAGAATGTCCTCGTCACCAAGGACAAGGTGAACGTGTTCATGTATGGTGATGGACCAAGGAAGACAGTCGTGACTGGCAGCAAGAACAACGTCGATGGCGTTCAAACCATGAATACTGCGACCTTCG CTGCCGAAGGGCAGGGCTTTATTGGCAAGTATATGGGGTTCAGCAACACCGCTGGACCAGAGAAGCACCAAGCCGTGGCGCTTCGTGTGAAAGGGGACATGTCAGCCTTCTTCAACTGTCGTATGGATGCGTTCCAGGACACTCTCTACGTGCAGGCCCATCGGCAGTTCTACCGCAACTGTGTGGTATCGGGGACTGTTGACTTCATCTTCGGTGACTCCTCCACCATTCTTCAAAACTGCCTCATCGTGGTGCGGCGCCCCATGGACAATCAACAGAACACGGTGACAGCACACGgacgagaggaggagaaggaagagacagCACTTGTGATCCAAAACTGCCGCATCGTCCCCGACAAGCGCTTGTTCCCTGACAGGTTGACGATCCCCAGCTACCTTGGTCGGCCTTGGAAGGCACGCTCGAGGACCATCATCATGGAATCCACCATCGGCGACTTGATCAAACCGGAGGGATGGTTGCCATGGGATGGCGACCAGTTTTTGAACACACTATATTATGCCGAGTATGGCAACCGTGGGCCCGGTGCCGGGACCAGCGGCAGGGTGAATTGGCCTGGGTTTCATGTCATCAACAGGCAGACGGCTCAAGCGTACACAGTGAATTCCCTAATCCAAGGTCAACGGTGGATCAAGTTTTCGGGCATACCCTATCttggtgggtttacaaattga